One Kribbella sp. NBC_00662 genomic region harbors:
- a CDS encoding RNA polymerase sigma factor — MGDVIGQGDEAEVLARVRGGDGAAYGELVDRYALVAKRTAVFLGAGADADDVVQEAFVKAYRGLGGFREGAAFRPWLLRIVANETRNAVRARGRRARREELAAPLDVVLDPADAAVSLERRTELLNAVRTLPEPMRLVVTCRYLLDLDEQETAVVLGWPRGTVKSRLHRALGRLRDALPDKEVQR; from the coding sequence ATGGGAGACGTGATCGGGCAGGGCGATGAAGCTGAGGTCTTGGCTCGGGTGCGGGGTGGGGATGGGGCCGCGTACGGCGAGTTGGTGGATCGGTATGCCTTGGTGGCGAAGCGTACGGCGGTGTTCCTGGGGGCGGGGGCGGACGCGGACGACGTGGTGCAGGAGGCGTTCGTCAAGGCTTACAGAGGGTTGGGCGGGTTCCGGGAGGGAGCTGCCTTCAGGCCCTGGTTGTTGCGGATTGTTGCCAACGAGACCCGGAACGCGGTGCGGGCACGCGGGCGGCGTGCTCGGCGGGAGGAGCTGGCGGCGCCGCTGGACGTCGTACTGGATCCCGCTGATGCCGCAGTGTCGCTGGAGCGTCGGACCGAGCTGCTGAACGCCGTACGCACGCTCCCGGAGCCGATGCGCCTCGTAGTGACCTGCCGCTACCTGCTGGACCTGGATGAGCAGGAGACCGCCGTAGTACTCGGCTGGCCACGCGGGACGGTCAAGTCGCGTCTGCATCGTGCGCTGGGGAGACTCCGCGACGCCCTACCGGACAAGGAGGTGCAGCGATGA
- a CDS encoding nucleotidyltransferase domain-containing protein, whose protein sequence is MDLARQLVRELYPDARAAWLGGSVARGEASSTSDLDITVLLDGPPAPMRKSLEYGGWPVELFVHTEKSLRFFADKDQARRQPTMMRLVGESVVLLDTDGSGARLQQEYLAEVAAGPRPLTPEELALLRYTITNLLDDLSDAGGDVRLAIASVLWQDAARLFLTGAGRWSGTGKGLLREVAAYDADLAAALMDGVRAEDDRLVVAVDHILADYGGRLFAGFELGAKL, encoded by the coding sequence CGGTGGCAGTGTGGCGCGCGGTGAGGCGAGTAGCACGTCCGACCTGGACATCACTGTGCTGCTGGACGGTCCCCCGGCGCCGATGCGGAAGTCGCTGGAGTACGGCGGGTGGCCGGTCGAGCTCTTCGTGCACACCGAGAAGTCGCTGCGTTTCTTCGCCGACAAGGACCAGGCCCGACGCCAGCCGACGATGATGCGGCTCGTCGGGGAGTCCGTCGTACTGCTGGACACAGATGGGTCCGGGGCGCGGTTGCAGCAGGAGTACCTGGCCGAGGTGGCCGCTGGGCCTCGGCCGTTGACCCCGGAGGAGCTGGCGCTGCTGCGCTACACGATCACCAACCTCCTTGACGATCTGTCGGACGCCGGCGGTGATGTGCGGCTGGCGATCGCTTCGGTGCTGTGGCAGGACGCGGCGCGGCTGTTCCTGACCGGCGCCGGTCGTTGGTCCGGCACCGGCAAGGGTCTGCTGCGGGAGGTTGCGGCGTACGACGCTGATCTCGCTGCCGCGTTGATGGACGGCGTACGGGCGGAGGACGACCGGCTGGTCGTTGCCGTCGACCACATCCTTGCCGACTACGGTGGGCGGCTGTTTGCCGGCTTCGAGCTGGGTGCGAAGCTCTAG